One Candidatus Poribacteria bacterium genomic region harbors:
- the fusA gene encoding elongation factor G yields the protein MAREYPIENVRNIGIAAHIDAGKTTTTERILFYTGKKHKIGAVDDGTAEMDWMVQERERGVTITAAATTCFWREHAIHLIDTPGHVDFTVEVERSLRVLDGAIALFCAVGGVEPQSETVWHQAERYNVPRIVFVNKMDRVGANFARVLEMMKEQLGANPLPLQLPMGEGADFSGVIDLLTQKAMRWDDSDLGQTYVEVEIPPEFQDEVALARETLFESVAVEDETLLEKYLGGEEITHDELLRVIRATTLSGTLIPVLCGSSLKNQGVQPLLDAVIDFLPSPVEVPPIEGTVPNSASNSARSKRAEDTSAESDKVTRLADDTAPFSALAFKVASHPTVDKLVYCRVYSGVLKRGEAIYNVRSEKRERTNRILQMHANKEAVCDAAYAGDIVALVGLKDTKTGDTITDPKEPLLLESITFPEPVISVAIEPERASDADALEETLEKLMDEDPTFTVGIDKETGQRIISGMGELHLEILADRMIREFGVNARVSKLQVAYRETISSFAEAQGTHIHKTDEEGIYGDVLLTVEPLERGEGFQFEDNTDETQIPRQYIPFIEKALEGAMGTGPRIGYPMQDVKVTLTGGSYHPTDSSEVAFEAAAILAFENATRKANPLLLEPIMRMHITAPDEYIGKVIGDLNARRAQINESTTQDPSTTGHASQLTQSVISTFIPLSETFQYTTRLRSMTQGRGAFTLEFSHYEVVPESLAPGAKPISMA from the coding sequence ATGGCACGCGAATATCCGATTGAAAACGTACGCAACATCGGCATTGCAGCCCACATTGATGCCGGCAAAACGACCACAACCGAACGGATCCTGTTCTATACCGGTAAAAAGCATAAGATCGGTGCAGTAGATGATGGGACCGCTGAGATGGATTGGATGGTCCAAGAGCGAGAACGCGGTGTTACGATTACCGCTGCTGCAACAACCTGTTTCTGGCGAGAACACGCAATTCACCTTATTGACACACCCGGACATGTTGATTTCACGGTAGAAGTGGAACGCTCCTTACGGGTTTTGGATGGGGCTATCGCGCTTTTCTGCGCTGTTGGTGGGGTGGAACCGCAGTCGGAAACTGTCTGGCATCAAGCGGAACGCTATAATGTTCCACGCATCGTTTTCGTTAATAAAATGGATAGGGTTGGCGCGAATTTCGCACGCGTTCTGGAGATGATGAAAGAACAATTGGGGGCAAACCCGCTCCCGCTCCAATTACCGATGGGCGAAGGTGCCGATTTCTCAGGCGTTATTGATCTACTAACACAAAAAGCGATGCGCTGGGATGATTCCGATCTCGGACAGACTTATGTAGAGGTAGAGATCCCACCTGAATTTCAGGATGAAGTGGCATTGGCGCGGGAAACGCTTTTTGAGAGTGTTGCTGTTGAAGATGAAACCCTGCTCGAAAAATACTTGGGCGGTGAAGAGATAACCCACGATGAGTTGTTACGGGTTATCCGTGCAACGACGCTAAGTGGAACATTAATTCCCGTACTGTGCGGAAGCTCCTTGAAAAATCAGGGTGTTCAACCACTGCTTGATGCAGTCATCGATTTTTTGCCATCCCCCGTTGAGGTGCCACCTATAGAAGGGACTGTCCCAAATTCCGCCTCTAACAGCGCACGTTCCAAGCGTGCTGAAGATACGTCCGCCGAATCGGATAAAGTAACACGTCTCGCAGACGACACTGCCCCGTTCTCGGCGTTAGCGTTTAAAGTAGCAAGTCATCCGACAGTGGATAAACTCGTTTACTGTCGAGTCTATTCAGGTGTGCTCAAGCGTGGAGAGGCTATCTACAACGTCCGTTCTGAAAAACGGGAACGCACGAATCGCATCTTACAGATGCACGCCAACAAAGAGGCAGTGTGTGATGCGGCTTACGCCGGTGATATTGTTGCCCTCGTCGGGCTTAAGGATACCAAGACCGGAGATACTATCACCGATCCAAAGGAGCCTCTTCTGCTGGAGTCCATCACTTTCCCGGAACCTGTCATCTCCGTTGCTATTGAGCCTGAGCGCGCAAGCGATGCTGATGCATTGGAGGAAACGCTTGAAAAATTGATGGATGAAGATCCAACGTTCACTGTAGGGATTGACAAGGAGACTGGACAGCGGATTATTTCTGGCATGGGTGAGCTGCATTTAGAGATTCTCGCAGACCGGATGATACGCGAATTCGGAGTCAATGCTCGGGTGAGCAAACTTCAGGTGGCGTATCGTGAGACCATCAGTAGTTTTGCGGAGGCTCAGGGTACACACATCCATAAAACAGATGAAGAGGGCATCTATGGCGATGTACTACTGACAGTTGAGCCGTTGGAACGTGGCGAGGGGTTTCAGTTTGAGGACAACACGGACGAGACACAAATCCCACGACAGTATATCCCGTTTATTGAGAAGGCGTTGGAAGGCGCGATGGGGACAGGTCCCCGCATTGGATACCCGATGCAAGACGTGAAGGTGACGCTTACAGGCGGTTCCTATCATCCAACGGATTCTTCGGAGGTGGCATTTGAAGCGGCAGCGATATTGGCGTTTGAAAACGCAACCAGAAAGGCGAACCCTTTGCTCTTAGAACCAATTATGCGGATGCACATCACTGCCCCCGATGAATATATCGGTAAGGTCATCGGAGATCTCAACGCACGCAGGGCACAGATTAACGAGAGCACAACACAGGACCCATCTACTACCGGACACGCCTCACAGTTAACACAAAGTGTTATCAGCACCTTTATTCCATTGTCAGAGACGTTTCAGTACACGACGCGGCTCCGATCAATGACCCAGGGACGTGGTGCGTTCACATTAGAATTTTCACATTATGAGGTGGTCCCAGAGTCGCTTGCACCGGGTGCCAAGCCCATCAGTATGGCTTAG
- a CDS encoding P1 family peptidase: MKTLLKRIRDAEIPRNMKLLILVVFTGIFWACSSIYSVNIESTDSDIRARARDIGIQIGSLATGTHNAITDVVGVKVGHVTLNEGDSIRTGVTAILPSDDIWTARLFGAAYTIHGNGEATGIARINQAGWIESPIMLTNTLSVGAVHDGVVRYIVERYPNNNIVLPIVAECYDGGLNDISGLHVTAQHAIEAIKNATDGPVTEGSVGGGTGMRCYGFKAGIGTASRVLPEEQGGWTVGVLVNSNGGRRHQLRIDGVPVGREITGSPPKPTRDGSFIIVIATDAPLTHRQLKQLAIRATHGLARTGTPSTDGSGEFVIAFSTANIFSSGTETGTFQIQMLVNRRLSSLFQAVIEATEEAIVNSMTMATTTTGRKGRTMYAIPLAELQKVMKAYGR; this comes from the coding sequence ATGAAGACATTATTAAAAAGAATACGAGACGCTGAGATCCCGCGCAACATGAAATTGTTGATTCTCGTTGTTTTCACAGGTATTTTTTGGGCATGTTCTTCTATATACAGTGTTAACATTGAATCTACAGACTCAGATATCCGCGCACGGGCACGCGATATCGGCATTCAGATCGGTAGCCTCGCAACCGGTACACACAATGCCATCACTGACGTGGTGGGGGTGAAGGTCGGACACGTCACGCTGAATGAAGGCGATTCAATTCGCACCGGTGTTACCGCTATCCTTCCGAGTGACGACATTTGGACAGCACGTCTGTTCGGCGCAGCATATACTATCCACGGCAACGGTGAAGCAACCGGCATCGCCCGTATTAATCAAGCAGGATGGATTGAATCTCCCATTATGCTCACAAATACACTCAGTGTTGGGGCAGTCCATGACGGCGTTGTGCGCTACATTGTGGAGCGGTATCCGAATAACAACATTGTGCTGCCAATTGTAGCGGAGTGCTATGATGGCGGTTTGAACGACATTAGTGGCCTCCATGTTACAGCACAGCACGCAATTGAAGCCATTAAGAACGCCACCGACGGTCCCGTAACCGAGGGAAGTGTTGGTGGCGGTACAGGAATGCGATGTTACGGTTTCAAAGCTGGCATCGGAACCGCCTCCCGCGTTCTGCCTGAGGAGCAAGGCGGGTGGACAGTCGGTGTACTTGTTAATTCCAATGGCGGGCGGCGCCATCAGTTGCGAATCGACGGCGTTCCTGTTGGTAGGGAAATTACCGGGTCCCCACCAAAACCGACCAGAGACGGCTCGTTCATCATTGTCATCGCGACGGATGCCCCGTTAACACACCGTCAACTGAAGCAATTAGCGATCCGCGCAACACACGGACTTGCCCGCACAGGTACACCGAGTACAGACGGTAGCGGTGAATTCGTCATCGCATTTTCCACCGCAAATATCTTTTCAAGCGGTACTGAAACCGGTACCTTTCAAATCCAAATGCTCGTCAATAGACGCTTAAGTTCGCTGTTTCAAGCGGTTATTGAAGCCACAGAAGAGGCTATCGTCAATTCGATGACAATGGCAACGACAACCACAGGACGCAAAGGTAGAACAATGTACGCCATTCCATTGGCGGAACTACAAAAAGTAATGAAAGCATACGGGCGTTAA
- a CDS encoding DUF4416 family protein produces the protein MGTITMPQPVKAIIGVLTVDPDLLSTVYAELTQRLGPIDFTSELLPFTSTTYYETEMGPDIQRQFISFEKLIDGGTLAEMKLFTNKVEQAFAVRTATGDARRVNLDVGYICLAKLVLASTKDHAHRIYLSDGIYAEITLRFHRKTFQPWEWSYPDYRLPRYITIFNQIRKIYRKQLEQ, from the coding sequence ATGGGAACAATTACAATGCCGCAACCTGTTAAAGCCATTATAGGTGTGCTGACTGTGGACCCCGACCTCTTGTCAACCGTCTATGCGGAGTTGACACAGCGTCTCGGTCCCATTGATTTCACAAGCGAACTATTGCCTTTCACCAGCACGACTTATTATGAAACCGAGATGGGACCAGATATTCAACGGCAGTTTATCAGTTTTGAAAAGCTCATTGACGGCGGTACACTCGCGGAGATGAAGTTATTCACAAATAAAGTGGAGCAAGCCTTCGCCGTAAGAACCGCTACAGGTGACGCACGGCGCGTCAATTTAGATGTGGGTTACATCTGCTTGGCAAAATTAGTGCTCGCATCAACGAAGGATCACGCACACCGCATCTACCTCAGCGATGGCATTTATGCCGAAATCACGCTCCGCTTCCATCGCAAGACATTTCAACCCTGGGAGTGGAGTTACCCGGACTACCGGTTACCAAGGTACATCACCATTTTTAACCAAATTCGCAAAATCTATAGGAAACAATTGGAACAATGA
- the rpoB gene encoding DNA-directed RNA polymerase subunit beta, with product MNKNPSQKNKRTSFAKTQVRTPLPNLIETQKLAYDAFLKRDVPPTERSETGLQAVFKEVFPIYDFSEVNSLEFVSYSLGAPKYTLQECVARGVTYQVSLTARIMLVVREADSDADEPHVVDIRESDVYLGEVPLMTENGSFIVNGSERVIVSQLHRSPGVIFLEKSLPTGRRTPTAQIIPYRGAWVEFEIDTKDQIYVRIDKRRKLPATVLLRALGWDSDADILKLFAKTERLVLAGWRVIDVEGPVKQVKAGDLLDAADFRQASKDYPDLEVENCYRVTEVTDEDCPLEIGQEVTSKERTSLRRKWKGFETELFRRVIDTHDSACELAPEQLLTDSEYQEARSRYGRKAFTAEQIAQDAQESVGRVCAEDIIHPETGEVLLTANTLLTETELERLTEAGVEALTVLDAEDCQHIRFLRNTLERDRQADYEEPYTLQDAALLTIFRTLRPGDPAGIENARKHLAWLLFDAHRYDLGVVGRYKLNRKFQDIPIYGEPPEETFRTLRPEDIAATVDYLLKVHNGLVQKDDLDHLGNRRVRVIGELLENQFRMGLFQIRRTTRERLSTNNDIAKVVPSSLVNPKPLMMALREFFGSNQLSQFMQQINPLDELTHKRRISAIGPGGLHRDRATAAVRDVHPTHYGRVCPLETPEGPSIGLIVSLACYGRINPYGFIETPYHKVEEGSKVGSVEYLTADREDTAYIAAKAAPRAVSQAAEGNSEQILPVRSGEDILSLPMEKVDYIGVSPQQIVGISAALVPFLEHEDANRALMGANHQRQAVPLISPEAPLVGTGMEAPAALYSGALITAARAGTVTSVSADEILIHTGEALHADKGENTFSEMGYDVYKLQTFKRSNSGTCIHQRPIVAVGDKVEAEQVIADGTSTEDGELALGRNILCAYMPWGGHNYEDSILISESLIKEDTFTSIHIEEFEVEARETKVGPEEITRDIPNVSEQRLTQLDEEGIIRVGSVVGAGSILVGKITPKGESEYGPEEKLLRAIFGEKVKEVRDASTYVRPGVEGVVIDVKVFSRKPDGASRRGNWSQGDANVSMADNLRYESKRKEVEETWRKQIASIRRRKTEEIHKTLIGCELADSLYTVNGVSGSPDAKPFANAGDTLTAEVLDAYVSGFTADEYHIVTEDTASEAFIAEACYKVTNVPDPVPTIVVHPLDSSTEEPITPDSDESENGEPGAGSTISLSETLSAVQVYLSKVCEPLIEDTEPLSQEEEPLNEEIADANVVLRGYNGNVVAIVLCADTDTGDEYIEGGPLSERLSEMLVATDARFGILVTGADSEPDNWHFYGLVGDTVLQPCDRSEFEIGVTAQLEAAGCPVVETQRLTQEEWENFSETYKDLEVELFWDIKEVFDPACSLIEGQEITDVDYQQVFKDFPARPIQAGQRLTPNELESLTKTTKHLKTDNIWHITAVFDPKCTLSVGDDVSDADYQEALKSCSLSVTDIHVTNADAKEHIQRVEEMAQGRITTYTEEKDRALQQLDMGDELKPGVIKRVKVYVASKRPISVGDKMAGRYGNKGVVAKILPVEDMPYLPDGTPVELVLNPLGVPSRMNVGQILEIHLGWACHELGIWAESPVFDGATEAEIFEMLGKTDLPERSKQTGKSILFDGRSGEPFAQEVTVGYVYFLKLNHLVADKMHARSTGPYSLVTQQPLGGKAQHGGQRLGEMEVWALEAYGAAHTLQEMLTLKSDDVLGRREIYESVVKGLNPDPPGTPESFKVLVRELQTLGLHVSLDKDEE from the coding sequence GTGAACAAAAATCCCAGCCAGAAAAATAAGAGAACGTCTTTTGCCAAAACGCAGGTTCGGACCCCACTCCCGAATCTCATTGAGACCCAAAAGCTTGCGTATGATGCCTTCTTAAAACGAGATGTCCCACCCACCGAACGTTCAGAAACGGGCCTCCAAGCCGTGTTTAAAGAAGTGTTTCCGATTTACGACTTTTCGGAGGTCAATAGTCTTGAATTCGTCAGTTACAGCCTTGGCGCACCGAAATATACGCTTCAAGAATGTGTTGCACGCGGTGTAACGTACCAAGTATCCCTCACCGCACGTATCATGCTTGTTGTGCGTGAAGCAGACTCAGATGCTGATGAACCGCACGTCGTGGATATCCGGGAATCCGATGTCTATCTTGGCGAAGTCCCTCTAATGACCGAAAATGGTAGTTTTATTGTCAACGGCAGTGAACGTGTCATCGTGAGCCAGCTGCATCGTTCACCGGGTGTTATTTTCCTTGAAAAATCATTACCAACCGGACGGCGCACCCCGACTGCCCAGATTATCCCCTATCGAGGCGCATGGGTTGAATTTGAAATAGACACGAAAGATCAGATTTATGTGCGTATTGACAAGCGTAGAAAACTGCCTGCCACCGTATTACTTCGCGCACTTGGGTGGGATTCAGACGCAGATATTCTAAAACTCTTTGCTAAAACAGAACGGCTCGTGCTTGCTGGGTGGCGTGTTATCGATGTAGAAGGACCGGTGAAGCAAGTCAAAGCTGGTGATCTGTTGGATGCTGCGGACTTTCGGCAGGCAAGCAAAGACTATCCTGATCTTGAGGTGGAGAATTGTTATCGCGTTACTGAAGTAACCGATGAAGACTGCCCGTTAGAGATTGGGCAGGAGGTTACATCTAAAGAACGTACGAGCCTCCGCAGAAAATGGAAAGGCTTTGAAACCGAGCTTTTCCGACGTGTCATTGATACGCATGACAGTGCCTGTGAACTTGCACCCGAACAATTACTAACGGATTCAGAATACCAAGAAGCGCGTTCTCGCTACGGTAGGAAAGCCTTTACAGCTGAACAGATAGCTCAAGACGCTCAGGAGAGTGTTGGTAGAGTCTGTGCTGAAGACATCATCCACCCGGAAACTGGTGAAGTGCTCCTCACAGCAAATACGTTGCTCACTGAAACAGAATTGGAACGGCTCACGGAGGCTGGTGTTGAAGCACTCACAGTTTTAGACGCAGAGGATTGCCAGCATATCCGGTTTCTACGGAATACATTAGAGCGGGACCGACAGGCAGATTACGAAGAGCCATATACTTTGCAAGATGCTGCACTGCTTACAATCTTTCGCACGCTGAGACCCGGAGACCCCGCTGGTATAGAGAACGCTCGTAAACATCTTGCGTGGCTACTCTTTGATGCGCATCGGTACGATTTAGGTGTCGTTGGGCGCTATAAACTTAATCGAAAATTTCAGGATATCCCCATTTACGGGGAGCCACCGGAAGAGACCTTTCGTACGCTCCGTCCAGAAGATATTGCGGCTACGGTGGATTACCTTCTTAAAGTTCACAATGGACTTGTCCAGAAAGATGACCTTGACCATCTCGGCAACCGCCGCGTGCGTGTTATCGGTGAACTGCTCGAAAACCAATTCCGAATGGGATTGTTCCAGATTCGCAGAACGACGCGCGAAAGGTTGAGTACGAACAACGATATCGCTAAAGTCGTTCCGTCTTCACTGGTAAATCCGAAACCTCTGATGATGGCACTCCGCGAATTCTTCGGTTCAAACCAGTTGTCGCAATTCATGCAACAGATTAATCCGCTTGATGAATTGACGCACAAACGCCGTATCTCAGCGATCGGTCCAGGTGGACTCCACCGAGATAGGGCGACAGCTGCCGTTCGGGACGTACACCCTACGCACTATGGGCGTGTTTGTCCTCTGGAAACACCCGAAGGTCCGTCAATCGGTCTCATTGTTTCTTTGGCTTGTTATGGGCGGATCAATCCCTATGGTTTTATAGAAACGCCCTATCACAAGGTTGAGGAAGGTTCAAAAGTAGGTTCAGTAGAGTATCTCACAGCGGATAGAGAAGACACAGCTTACATCGCTGCAAAGGCGGCACCGCGTGCCGTGTCCCAAGCTGCAGAAGGTAATTCGGAGCAGATCCTACCCGTCCGTAGTGGAGAGGATATCCTGTCACTTCCGATGGAAAAAGTGGATTATATCGGTGTCTCTCCACAACAGATCGTTGGGATTTCCGCCGCGCTTGTTCCATTTCTGGAGCATGAGGATGCAAACCGCGCGTTGATGGGTGCGAACCACCAACGCCAAGCTGTACCGCTCATCAGTCCGGAAGCACCGCTCGTAGGAACAGGCATGGAAGCACCGGCTGCATTGTATTCAGGTGCACTTATTACTGCGGCCCGTGCTGGCACCGTCACAAGTGTCTCGGCTGACGAAATCCTCATCCATACAGGTGAAGCACTTCACGCGGATAAGGGTGAAAACACCTTCAGTGAGATGGGCTACGATGTTTACAAACTCCAGACGTTCAAGCGGAGTAACAGTGGTACCTGTATCCACCAACGTCCCATCGTTGCGGTGGGTGATAAGGTTGAAGCCGAACAGGTTATTGCGGATGGCACATCCACAGAAGATGGCGAACTTGCTCTTGGACGGAATATCCTCTGCGCTTACATGCCATGGGGCGGTCATAACTATGAAGACTCTATCCTGATAAGTGAATCACTCATCAAGGAAGATACATTCACCTCTATCCACATTGAGGAATTTGAGGTGGAGGCGCGCGAAACGAAAGTGGGTCCAGAAGAAATTACCCGTGACATTCCGAATGTTAGCGAGCAGCGACTCACACAACTTGATGAAGAGGGTATTATTCGCGTTGGTAGTGTTGTTGGCGCAGGCAGTATCTTAGTCGGAAAAATTACACCGAAAGGTGAAAGCGAATATGGGCCAGAGGAAAAACTCTTACGCGCAATCTTTGGCGAAAAAGTCAAAGAGGTAAGGGATGCTTCGACTTACGTTCGCCCCGGCGTTGAGGGTGTCGTCATTGATGTAAAGGTATTTTCCCGTAAGCCAGATGGCGCGTCCCGTCGTGGAAATTGGTCGCAAGGTGACGCAAACGTGTCGATGGCTGATAACTTGCGATACGAATCGAAACGCAAGGAAGTTGAAGAGACCTGGCGCAAGCAGATCGCTTCTATCCGCCGTCGAAAAACTGAGGAAATTCACAAAACACTTATAGGGTGTGAACTTGCTGATTCGCTTTACACAGTTAATGGTGTTAGCGGTAGTCCCGATGCCAAACCCTTTGCTAACGCTGGTGATACCTTGACAGCTGAGGTTTTAGATGCCTACGTCTCGGGTTTCACAGCGGATGAATATCATATAGTGACTGAGGATACAGCCTCCGAGGCTTTTATCGCTGAAGCGTGCTATAAAGTGACGAACGTCCCTGATCCAGTTCCTACTATTGTGGTTCATCCTCTGGATTCTTCAACTGAGGAACCGATAACTCCCGATAGTGATGAAAGTGAGAATGGTGAACCCGGAGCAGGGTCTACGATTTCACTCTCGGAAACCCTCAGTGCAGTGCAGGTATATCTTAGCAAAGTGTGTGAACCACTTATAGAGGATACCGAACCCCTTTCACAAGAAGAGGAGCCTTTAAACGAAGAGATCGCGGATGCTAATGTTGTGCTTCGCGGTTATAACGGAAATGTCGTTGCTATTGTCCTATGTGCAGATACAGACACTGGCGACGAATATATTGAAGGTGGCCCCCTTTCTGAACGTCTTTCGGAAATGCTTGTTGCTACGGACGCACGATTCGGTATATTGGTAACCGGTGCGGACTCAGAACCTGATAACTGGCACTTTTATGGACTGGTAGGCGACACCGTGTTACAACCCTGCGATCGTTCCGAGTTTGAAATCGGCGTTACTGCTCAACTTGAAGCAGCCGGATGTCCTGTCGTGGAAACACAAAGACTAACGCAGGAGGAGTGGGAGAACTTTAGTGAAACTTACAAGGATTTAGAAGTCGAGTTATTTTGGGACATTAAGGAAGTCTTTGATCCAGCCTGTTCATTGATTGAAGGACAAGAGATCACCGATGTCGATTATCAACAGGTATTTAAAGATTTTCCAGCGCGACCTATACAAGCGGGCCAGCGACTTACTCCAAATGAGTTAGAGTCCCTCACTAAAACGACTAAACACCTGAAGACCGATAACATTTGGCACATTACCGCCGTTTTTGATCCAAAGTGTACGCTGTCTGTTGGCGACGATGTTTCCGATGCTGATTATCAGGAAGCACTCAAATCATGTAGTTTGTCCGTTACGGACATCCATGTAACCAACGCCGATGCTAAAGAACACATCCAACGTGTTGAAGAGATGGCACAAGGCAGAATAACCACTTATACTGAGGAGAAGGATCGGGCACTTCAGCAGTTAGACATGGGTGACGAGTTAAAACCGGGCGTTATCAAACGTGTCAAGGTTTATGTTGCCAGCAAACGACCAATTTCAGTCGGAGATAAGATGGCGGGTCGTTACGGTAACAAAGGCGTTGTTGCTAAAATTTTACCCGTTGAGGATATGCCCTACCTTCCTGATGGTACGCCAGTTGAGTTAGTCCTGAACCCCCTGGGTGTGCCCTCTCGAATGAACGTCGGTCAGATCTTGGAAATCCACCTCGGATGGGCGTGCCATGAACTCGGCATCTGGGCGGAATCCCCTGTGTTTGACGGTGCGACAGAGGCAGAAATCTTTGAGATGCTTGGCAAAACCGATCTCCCCGAACGTAGTAAACAGACGGGTAAGAGCATCCTCTTTGATGGTAGGAGCGGTGAACCGTTTGCCCAAGAAGTGACGGTTGGATACGTTTATTTCCTGAAGCTGAATCACCTTGTTGCTGATAAGATGCATGCTCGCTCTACTGGGCCTTACTCTCTCGTTACACAGCAGCCATTAGGTGGTAAGGCACAACATGGTGGGCAACGTCTCGGTGAGATGGAAGTCTGGGCATTGGAGGCTTATGGCGCAGCACATACACTCCAGGAAATGCTTACACTCAAATCAGATGATGTTCTCGGCAGAAGGGAAATCTATGAGTCCGTTGTGAAGGGGCTAAATCCTGACCCACCCGGTACACCAGAATCGTTCAAAGTCTTGGTCCGTGAACTCCAAACCCTCGGACTCCATGTGTCTCTTGACAAGGATGAAGAATAG